The following proteins are co-located in the Blastopirellula sediminis genome:
- a CDS encoding MTH1187 family thiamine-binding protein encodes MVLLEFSMSPLNKGDSVSQYVARSIDIIDRSGLDYRLHAMGTIIEGDIDQVLAVLKACLEAMAADCDRITCSAKLDYRAGQTGRLQSKVDSVEQKLGRKVKTLGSASSEHDS; translated from the coding sequence ATGGTACTATTGGAATTCAGCATGTCGCCCCTTAACAAAGGGGATAGCGTCAGCCAGTACGTCGCCCGCAGCATCGATATTATCGACAGAAGTGGACTCGATTATCGACTCCATGCTATGGGAACGATCATTGAAGGCGATATTGATCAGGTGCTAGCGGTCCTAAAGGCCTGTTTGGAGGCGATGGCGGCCGACTGCGACCGAATTACTTGCTCGGCGAAGCTCGATTATCGCGCCGGACAAACGGGGCGCCTGCAATCGAAAGTCGACTCGGTCGAGCAGAAGTTGGGACGCAAGGTGAAGACGCTCGGTTCAGCTAGCAGCGAGCATGATTCGTAA
- the lhgO gene encoding L-2-hydroxyglutarate oxidase produces the protein MSYDAIVLGGGIVGLATAYEMLQREPGRRVVVCEKESALATHQTGRNSGVLHSGIYYKPGSLKATNCRAGKALMEEFCREQAIPYDICGKVIVAVDKVELPRLEGIYQRGQANGVLCERIGRERLLELEPYCAGIEAIHVPEAGIVDYRQVSEKLGALIRERGGDIWLNAKVEKIVERESEIAVETTAGSLVGQFAINCCGLYCDRVARLTGAKPEATIVPFRGEYFELRPEAERLCRNLIYPVPDLNFPFLGVHFTRMIHGGVECGPNAVMAMAREGYGKLDVNFGDLWESLSYSGFRSLVWRHWQAGMQEFYRSCSKAAFVRSLQRLVPDIKANDISTAPAGIRAQAIAPNGDLVDDFLIQREGRMINVLNAPSPAATSSLQIAKTIVDSF, from the coding sequence ATGTCGTATGACGCGATCGTCCTCGGGGGAGGAATAGTCGGACTAGCGACCGCTTACGAAATGCTGCAGCGTGAACCGGGGCGTCGCGTCGTCGTTTGCGAAAAAGAAAGTGCGTTGGCGACGCATCAAACGGGACGCAACTCCGGCGTGCTCCATTCCGGCATCTATTACAAGCCGGGTTCGCTAAAGGCGACCAATTGCCGCGCCGGCAAGGCGCTCATGGAAGAGTTCTGCCGCGAGCAGGCAATTCCCTACGACATCTGCGGCAAAGTGATCGTCGCCGTCGACAAAGTCGAGTTGCCGCGGTTGGAAGGAATCTACCAGCGCGGCCAAGCCAACGGCGTTCTGTGCGAGCGAATTGGTCGCGAGCGACTATTGGAGCTAGAACCCTACTGCGCCGGGATCGAAGCGATCCATGTTCCGGAGGCCGGCATTGTCGACTATCGCCAGGTGAGCGAAAAACTGGGGGCTCTGATTCGCGAGCGCGGCGGCGATATCTGGCTCAATGCGAAAGTCGAGAAGATCGTCGAACGCGAGAGCGAAATCGCCGTCGAAACGACCGCCGGTTCGCTGGTGGGTCAGTTTGCGATTAACTGTTGCGGGCTCTACTGTGATCGAGTCGCGCGGCTGACCGGCGCCAAACCTGAGGCGACGATCGTACCGTTTCGCGGAGAATACTTTGAACTGCGTCCCGAGGCGGAGCGGCTTTGCCGGAATTTGATCTACCCGGTCCCTGACCTCAACTTTCCTTTCTTGGGAGTTCACTTTACCCGGATGATCCACGGCGGCGTCGAATGCGGTCCCAACGCGGTGATGGCGATGGCGCGGGAAGGTTACGGAAAGCTGGACGTCAACTTCGGGGACCTCTGGGAATCGCTCAGTTACAGCGGTTTTCGCAGCCTCGTCTGGCGACACTGGCAAGCAGGGATGCAGGAGTTCTACCGTTCCTGCTCGAAAGCGGCGTTCGTCCGTTCGCTCCAGCGGCTTGTCCCTGACATCAAAGCGAATGACATTTCGACGGCGCCGGCCGGCATTCGGGCGCAAGCGATCGCACCCAATGGCGACTTGGTCGACGACTTCCTGATTCAGCGGGAAGGGCGGATGATCAACGTGCTGAACGCGCCGAGTCCCGCGGCGACTTCTTCGTTGCAAATCGCAAAAACGATCGTCGACTCGTTTTAG
- a CDS encoding bifunctional GNAT family N-acetyltransferase/carbon-nitrogen hydrolase family protein, producing METLDLKDFEWKTVVRRLTMDDFDQLIEMQLRCFPGMKPWSREHIQSQIDTFPAGQICVEIDGKLAASASSLIVEYDPNLAWHNWSAISDNGFIRNHNPKGETLYGIEIMVDPEFRGMRLSRRLYDARKELCRNLNLSRIIIGGRIPGYHKHADEMSAREYIDKVIERALFDPVLTAQLSNGFALQGLIPNYLPADEASCGYATFLEWLNLDYRANAKRRYHHVVEPIRLAVVQYEMRAVKDFSEFATQCEFFIDVASDYKSDFVVFPELFTTQLLSCVPPSRPGLAARQLAEFTPQYLDLFTEMAVKHNVNIIGGSQFVIEDETLYNISYLFRRDGTLGKQYKIHITPSERKWWGVSPGDKVEVFDTDCGRISILVCYDIEFPELVRIAAQKDAGIVFVPFNTDTRQGYLRIRHCALARCVENHVYVAVSGCTGNLPFVENSDLHYAQSAIFTPADAEFARDAIAAECNPNIETMIIHDVDVEQLRRHRESGNVQNWNDRRRDIYKVIYREDDKEHEI from the coding sequence ATGGAAACGCTGGATCTGAAGGACTTCGAATGGAAAACTGTAGTTCGTCGTCTCACGATGGACGACTTTGATCAGTTGATCGAGATGCAGCTTCGCTGCTTTCCCGGTATGAAGCCATGGAGCCGCGAACATATCCAAAGTCAGATCGACACCTTTCCGGCGGGCCAGATCTGCGTCGAAATCGACGGCAAACTGGCCGCATCGGCCAGCAGTCTGATCGTCGAATATGACCCGAATCTCGCCTGGCACAATTGGTCGGCAATCTCCGACAACGGCTTCATCCGGAATCACAATCCCAAGGGGGAGACCCTTTACGGGATCGAAATCATGGTCGATCCCGAGTTTCGGGGGATGCGACTTTCCCGCCGATTGTACGACGCCCGCAAAGAGCTCTGCCGCAATCTGAACCTTTCACGGATCATCATCGGCGGGCGAATTCCCGGCTATCACAAGCACGCCGATGAAATGTCGGCTCGAGAATATATCGACAAAGTGATCGAACGGGCCCTATTCGACCCGGTGCTGACCGCCCAACTTTCCAACGGCTTCGCGTTGCAGGGGCTGATTCCCAATTATCTTCCGGCCGACGAAGCCTCATGCGGCTACGCGACCTTTCTGGAATGGCTCAATCTCGACTATCGGGCGAACGCCAAACGCCGCTATCACCATGTCGTCGAGCCGATTCGTTTGGCGGTCGTACAGTACGAAATGCGGGCGGTAAAAGACTTCAGCGAATTCGCCACCCAGTGCGAGTTCTTCATCGACGTCGCGTCCGACTATAAGAGCGACTTCGTCGTCTTTCCCGAGTTGTTTACGACGCAGCTTCTATCCTGCGTGCCGCCGTCTCGCCCCGGGCTAGCAGCGCGGCAATTGGCCGAGTTCACGCCGCAATACCTCGACTTATTCACCGAAATGGCGGTCAAGCACAACGTCAACATCATCGGCGGATCGCAATTCGTGATCGAAGACGAGACCCTCTACAACATCTCGTACCTCTTCCGCCGCGACGGAACGCTCGGCAAGCAATACAAAATCCACATCACGCCGAGCGAGCGAAAATGGTGGGGCGTTTCGCCGGGAGATAAGGTCGAAGTCTTCGACACCGACTGCGGCAGAATCTCGATTTTGGTTTGTTACGACATTGAATTTCCCGAGCTAGTCCGAATCGCCGCCCAAAAGGACGCCGGCATCGTCTTCGTCCCGTTCAACACCGACACACGGCAAGGTTACCTGCGGATTCGCCATTGTGCGTTGGCGCGCTGCGTCGAGAATCACGTCTACGTCGCCGTTTCGGGATGTACCGGCAACTTGCCGTTCGTCGAGAACTCCGACCTTCACTACGCCCAGTCGGCGATCTTTACGCCGGCCGACGCCGAATTTGCTCGCGACGCGATCGCCGCCGAGTGCAATCCGAACATCGAAACGATGATCATCCATGATGTCGACGTGGAACAGCTCCGCCGCCACCGCGAAAGCGGTAACGTGCAAAACTGGAACGATCGCCGCCGCGACATTTACAAGGTCATCTACCGGGAAGATGACAAAGAGCACGAGATCTAA
- a CDS encoding CPBP family intramembrane glutamic endopeptidase: protein MTADEPPNEPEIGQARPISPRRQAENFVRSVIIMEGAILVVAIVLGWIFGVSPWQSASWTAKDPVAAGWAVGIGVVATLPLIAFFFFLRFDKSVASVELQRLMETQIVPQFSGATLLELGAVAFAAGLCEEALFRGFLQSGLTQILPDPLGGAATAILIVSILFGLAHFLSPEYAAAATTMGCYFGLLFYWTDDLITPITTHFLYDWFALVYMRNEAAPSPDDE, encoded by the coding sequence TTGACTGCCGACGAACCACCAAACGAGCCGGAAATCGGCCAGGCTCGGCCGATTTCTCCCCGCAGGCAAGCCGAGAACTTCGTCCGCTCGGTAATCATCATGGAAGGGGCGATTCTCGTCGTCGCGATCGTCCTGGGGTGGATTTTTGGCGTTTCTCCCTGGCAAAGCGCCAGCTGGACGGCGAAAGATCCTGTGGCCGCGGGCTGGGCCGTGGGGATCGGCGTCGTCGCCACGTTGCCGCTGATCGCGTTTTTCTTCTTTTTGCGTTTCGACAAGAGCGTCGCGTCGGTCGAACTGCAGCGGTTGATGGAAACGCAGATTGTTCCCCAATTCTCCGGCGCCACCCTGCTGGAACTTGGCGCCGTTGCATTTGCGGCGGGCCTTTGCGAAGAGGCTCTCTTCCGCGGGTTCCTCCAATCCGGTTTAACGCAGATCTTGCCCGATCCTCTGGGAGGAGCGGCGACCGCGATTTTGATCGTCAGCATCTTGTTCGGCCTGGCGCACTTTCTTTCGCCCGAATATGCGGCGGCCGCCACGACGATGGGCTGTTATTTCGGCCTCCTCTTTTATTGGACCGACGACCTGATCACGCCGATCACCACCCACTTCCTTTACGATTGGTTTGCGCTGGTCTATATGCGCAACGAAGCGGCTCCGTCACCCGACGACGAATAG
- a CDS encoding adenylosuccinate synthase, whose protein sequence is MPGTCVIGLQWGDEAKGKLVDLLTKRHDVVARFLGGANAGHTVVDGENTYKLHHIPSGILSEDVANVVTAGVVINPPILLQEIDGLKARGVPVKNLMLSDRAHIIFPWHMAEDRAMNQSTADGENIGTTMRGIGPCYRDKVGRAHAIRLGDLIRPGLKEKIALITAAKNKTIASMYDDGSFTPLDADAIYTEYAAYAERLREYVTDSTSYLLDAADEDKRILFEGAQGALLDVDHGTYPFVTSSNSSGVGAAAGSGVPAKFITQTIGVVKAYSTRVGGGPFPTEQDNELGEKIRIRGNEFGTTTGRPRRCGWFDAVAVRYTARISGIDTIALMMLDVLSTLDELKICVAYDLNGERLTNFPSHVDDIRKVKPIYETLPGWAEEITGARSLEDLPANALAYIQRISELVGCEVGVVSVGPDRKQTIFTEQLAMLVGAAT, encoded by the coding sequence GTGCCAGGTACATGCGTCATCGGCTTGCAGTGGGGAGACGAAGCGAAAGGGAAGCTCGTCGATTTGTTGACGAAGCGCCACGATGTGGTCGCTCGGTTTTTGGGAGGCGCTAACGCCGGCCATACCGTCGTCGACGGAGAGAATACCTATAAGCTGCATCATATTCCGAGCGGGATTCTGAGCGAGGACGTCGCCAACGTCGTCACGGCCGGGGTCGTCATCAACCCGCCGATTCTGCTCCAAGAGATCGATGGGCTGAAAGCTCGCGGCGTACCGGTGAAGAACCTGATGCTCAGCGATCGCGCCCACATCATCTTCCCGTGGCACATGGCCGAAGATCGCGCTATGAATCAGTCGACCGCCGACGGCGAAAACATCGGCACCACGATGCGCGGGATCGGTCCTTGCTATCGCGACAAAGTGGGCCGCGCACATGCGATTCGTCTGGGCGACTTGATCCGTCCCGGTCTGAAAGAAAAGATCGCGCTGATTACGGCCGCCAAGAACAAGACGATCGCCAGCATGTACGACGACGGCTCGTTCACGCCGCTCGACGCCGACGCGATCTACACCGAATACGCCGCCTATGCCGAACGCTTGCGTGAATACGTGACCGATTCGACCTCCTATTTGCTCGACGCGGCCGACGAAGACAAACGCATTTTGTTTGAAGGCGCCCAAGGCGCGCTGCTCGACGTCGATCACGGGACCTACCCGTTCGTCACCAGCAGTAACAGCTCCGGCGTCGGCGCTGCGGCCGGCTCCGGCGTTCCCGCCAAGTTCATCACCCAGACGATTGGCGTGGTGAAGGCGTACAGCACTCGCGTCGGCGGCGGACCCTTCCCGACCGAACAAGACAACGAACTGGGCGAAAAGATCCGCATCCGCGGCAACGAATTCGGCACCACGACCGGTCGCCCGCGCCGTTGCGGTTGGTTCGACGCCGTCGCCGTTCGCTACACTGCGCGGATCAGCGGCATCGATACCATCGCGCTGATGATGCTCGACGTGCTGTCGACTTTAGACGAATTGAAGATCTGCGTCGCCTACGATTTGAATGGCGAACGTTTGACCAATTTCCCCAGCCATGTCGACGACATTCGTAAGGTCAAACCGATCTACGAAACCCTCCCCGGTTGGGCGGAAGAGATCACCGGCGCTCGCAGTCTGGAAGATCTGCCGGCCAATGCGTTGGCCTACATCCAGCGGATTTCGGAATTGGTCGGCTGCGAAGTGGGGGTCGTTTCGGTCGGACCCGATCGCAAGCAGACGATTTTCACCGAACAGTTGGCGATGTTGGTGGGCGCCGCGACGTAG
- a CDS encoding isoprenyl transferase, whose amino-acid sequence MTSQSSSQSVQPDLGVAANRRPRHIAVIMDGNGRWAQRQGLPRVEGHRRGVASVRRTTEECARLGIEQLTLYCLSSENWKRPQYELDFLMHLLEQYMIEERSTIMANNIQVRIIGRRDGIPEQVQHEMDRTIELSAANTGTTLCLAINYGGRGEMVDAVRKMASEAAAGTLDPASITEDDIAAHLYTAGMPDPDLLIRTAGEMRISNFLLWQISYAELWVTQQCWPEFCEETLHQAIRDFAGRDRRFGGLNADSAEGAT is encoded by the coding sequence ATGACCTCGCAATCGTCCAGCCAATCCGTTCAGCCTGACTTGGGCGTCGCCGCCAATCGGCGGCCGCGTCATATTGCGGTGATCATGGACGGCAATGGGCGTTGGGCCCAGCGGCAAGGCTTGCCCCGGGTCGAAGGGCATCGGCGCGGCGTCGCGTCGGTCCGTCGTACGACCGAAGAGTGCGCCCGGCTCGGGATCGAGCAGCTGACTCTCTATTGTCTTTCCAGCGAGAACTGGAAGCGGCCGCAGTACGAGCTCGATTTTCTCATGCATCTGCTCGAGCAGTACATGATCGAAGAACGAAGTACGATCATGGCCAACAACATCCAGGTCCGGATCATCGGCCGCCGTGACGGCATTCCCGAGCAAGTGCAGCACGAGATGGATCGCACCATCGAGCTGAGCGCTGCCAACACCGGCACCACCTTGTGCCTGGCGATCAATTACGGCGGCCGCGGCGAGATGGTCGATGCGGTTCGCAAAATGGCGAGCGAAGCGGCGGCGGGAACGCTCGATCCCGCGTCGATCACCGAGGACGACATCGCCGCTCACTTGTACACGGCCGGTATGCCGGATCCCGATCTGCTGATCCGAACCGCCGGCGAAATGCGGATCAGCAATTTTCTGCTCTGGCAGATCAGCTACGCCGAGCTGTGGGTCACGCAGCAATGCTGGCCGGAGTTCTGCGAAGAAACCTTGCACCAGGCGATACGCGACTTTGCCGGGCGAGACCGGCGATTCGGCGGTTTGAACGCCGATTCCGCGGAAGGAGCGACATAG
- a CDS encoding phosphatidate cytidylyltransferase, with translation MLRWRLVGAAAIIIPVVSLCWLDYSWNFGRPGIWLLPLAILIAVFAAEEVLGLLRAKQLRPAGWACHVGTLLVLGTAGLSIWWPLDVATLADEPSKWILFSLAAGMVLSLISEMRRYEKPGWAIVHVGLTIFTIAYVGGLMSFVIRLRLVHHDLPDGNAWGMIALLSMIVATKMSDAGAYFTGRLLGRTKLAPNLSPGKTVEGAAGGLVFAVFGAWIIFAVVAPQLTTSEPPAFWRLCLYAICVAIAGMIGDLAESLFKRDMESKDSSTWLIGLGGVLDVLDSLLVAAPMALFFWEIGLVGPQ, from the coding sequence GTGCTGAGATGGCGACTGGTCGGCGCCGCGGCGATCATTATTCCGGTAGTCTCCCTCTGTTGGCTCGACTATAGCTGGAACTTTGGTCGCCCCGGCATCTGGCTTCTACCGCTGGCGATTCTGATTGCGGTTTTCGCCGCAGAAGAAGTGCTAGGGCTGCTGCGAGCGAAACAGCTTCGCCCTGCGGGGTGGGCCTGTCATGTCGGCACGCTGCTGGTTTTAGGAACGGCTGGACTCTCGATCTGGTGGCCCTTGGACGTGGCGACGCTGGCCGATGAGCCGTCAAAGTGGATCTTGTTTTCGCTAGCAGCGGGGATGGTGCTCTCGCTGATCAGCGAGATGCGCCGCTACGAAAAGCCTGGCTGGGCGATCGTCCATGTTGGGCTGACGATCTTTACGATCGCCTATGTCGGCGGGCTGATGAGTTTCGTCATACGGCTCCGCTTGGTGCATCACGATCTGCCCGACGGTAACGCGTGGGGGATGATCGCGCTGCTGTCGATGATTGTGGCGACGAAGATGTCGGACGCCGGCGCCTACTTTACCGGGCGGCTGCTCGGACGGACGAAGCTGGCGCCCAATCTTAGTCCCGGCAAAACGGTCGAAGGGGCGGCCGGCGGATTGGTCTTCGCCGTGTTTGGCGCTTGGATTATCTTCGCCGTAGTGGCGCCGCAACTGACGACGAGCGAACCCCCAGCCTTCTGGCGTCTCTGTCTTTATGCGATTTGCGTTGCAATCGCCGGCATGATCGGCGATCTGGCCGAGTCGTTATTTAAGCGAGATATGGAAAGTAAGGACTCCAGCACCTGGCTGATTGGCCTGGGGGGAGTCCTGGACGTGCTCGATTCGTTGCTGGTCGCCGCTCCGATGGCCCTATTTTTCTGGGAAATCGGGTTGGTTGGGCCACAGTAA
- a CDS encoding PhoH family protein: MYEATIRFLDNSSVLQLFGARDQHVRRIRESLGVTITHRDGQVRISGREVAVAQATKVIEALRKKVERQGLITLDEVEDSLADVTGETTKPKTLPISVFKKTQRVTPMTPGQAAYIETMREHEMVFALGPAGTGKTYLAVALAVESLLEQRIRKIVLVRPAVEAGEQLGFLPGTLHEKINPYLQPMLDSLGEMIDRDQVARYMEQNVIEVIPLAFMRGRTLNDAFIILDEAQNTTVSQMKMFLTRLGKNSRMVISGDATQNDLPPNVSSGLSDAIMRLKDIKGIGQVHLTQADIVRHALVQEIVNAYERGTNSN; encoded by the coding sequence ATGTACGAAGCGACTATCCGATTTCTCGACAACTCGTCTGTTCTCCAGCTATTCGGCGCACGCGACCAACACGTTCGTCGCATCCGCGAATCGCTGGGCGTCACGATTACGCATCGCGACGGACAGGTGCGCATCTCCGGTCGTGAAGTAGCCGTCGCTCAGGCGACCAAGGTGATCGAAGCGCTACGAAAAAAAGTAGAGCGCCAAGGGCTCATCACGCTGGACGAGGTCGAAGATTCCCTCGCAGACGTGACCGGCGAAACGACCAAGCCGAAGACCCTGCCGATCTCCGTCTTCAAAAAGACGCAACGCGTCACGCCGATGACCCCCGGTCAGGCCGCCTATATCGAAACAATGCGCGAACATGAGATGGTCTTCGCGCTCGGCCCAGCCGGTACCGGTAAGACCTATTTGGCGGTCGCACTCGCGGTCGAGTCTCTTTTGGAGCAGCGGATCCGAAAGATCGTGTTGGTGCGTCCAGCGGTAGAAGCAGGCGAACAGCTCGGCTTTCTTCCTGGTACGCTGCACGAAAAGATCAATCCATATTTGCAGCCGATGCTCGATTCGCTGGGGGAAATGATCGATCGAGATCAGGTCGCCCGCTACATGGAACAAAACGTCATCGAGGTCATCCCGCTCGCCTTCATGCGGGGACGTACGCTCAACGACGCGTTCATCATTCTGGATGAAGCGCAAAACACCACCGTATCGCAGATGAAGATGTTCTTGACCCGTCTGGGGAAGAACTCGCGAATGGTGATTTCGGGCGATGCGACGCAAAACGACTTGCCGCCTAACGTCAGCAGCGGCCTCAGCGACGCGATTATGCGACTCAAAGATATCAAGGGAATCGGCCAGGTCCATTTGACGCAAGCCGACATCGTGCGGCACGCTCTCGTCCAAGAGATCGTGAACGCTTACGAACGGGGAACGAACTCGAACTAG
- a CDS encoding HD family phosphohydrolase, which yields MPPHIKSKTRSDHVSSIVLKPGAARRLIQQLQRPENAAMVALTAGVAVILWAATISWEPPFPYREDFVPPRDVVSRIDFAVPDPAGDQRARDAAAANARTVYENDPDPLDQMRGRLQSALNRIVSAKEFTPEITTVWEEFLKTPAAPDQTLPETEKKRLFDKFQAFYAKEGKLTALEQGVAAALTSFTKNGLMDNDDQADNKGNKAEVIVYRKGEPDSRRTVSISDLLIAQARNNLKKNLEIELSQLQEEESNAEVIDPIYYWISSNLKSTLSKNEVSTIAERQATIDKVEPVMRHIPTGESLAKGGVPLEGEALKLLHSEHDAYCDGLPITQQLWRSLSIIGMFIALATLSGVYLAFKSPQVLTSVNNFLMFLIPVAGAIALAYWIDNAWRAELVPLMALGMLLAIVYRQELALLVSACAMLAVVFLVGEGLATYVTIAAATATAILMTVRIRSRTKLIFVGVWAAVAAFATQMGVGVVVGQPLGMRLLEIAAWQAGWAIVTGFLMTGLLPFIEKSYGVLTDISLLELGDAAHPLLQELVRRAPGTYNHSINVASIAEAAADAIGANGLLARVGAYFHDIGKMMKPEYFIENQSGDGNRHASLLPAMSTLIIIAHVKDGADLARKHKLPRAIIDFIEQHHGTTLVEYFYREASRRNEKDPSSGEEVDESSYRYPGPKPQTKEAGVMMIADMIESASRTLVDPTPARIENLVEELTMKRLLDGQFDESGLTLSELRKIQDSVTKSLTAVYHGRVKYPSQQRA from the coding sequence ATGCCCCCCCATATCAAATCGAAAACTCGCTCGGATCACGTCAGCAGCATCGTCCTGAAACCAGGCGCCGCTCGACGTTTGATTCAGCAATTGCAGCGTCCCGAGAACGCCGCGATGGTTGCGCTAACCGCCGGCGTCGCTGTGATTCTTTGGGCAGCGACTATTTCTTGGGAGCCGCCGTTCCCCTATCGCGAAGACTTTGTGCCGCCGCGCGACGTCGTTTCCCGTATCGATTTTGCGGTGCCCGACCCGGCCGGCGATCAGCGGGCTCGTGATGCGGCCGCCGCCAACGCGCGTACGGTCTACGAGAACGACCCCGATCCGCTCGATCAGATGCGCGGCCGGTTGCAGTCAGCCCTCAACCGAATCGTTTCGGCGAAGGAATTCACTCCCGAGATCACGACCGTTTGGGAAGAGTTCCTCAAAACGCCTGCCGCACCGGACCAGACGCTGCCGGAAACCGAGAAGAAGCGACTGTTCGACAAGTTCCAGGCCTTCTACGCGAAGGAAGGAAAGCTGACGGCGCTAGAGCAGGGGGTCGCAGCCGCACTGACGAGCTTCACCAAGAACGGCCTGATGGACAATGACGACCAGGCCGACAACAAGGGAAACAAAGCCGAAGTTATCGTCTATCGCAAAGGGGAGCCCGATTCGCGGCGAACCGTTTCGATCTCGGATCTGCTGATCGCCCAGGCTCGCAACAACCTGAAGAAGAATCTTGAAATTGAACTGAGCCAGCTTCAGGAAGAAGAGTCGAACGCCGAGGTGATCGACCCAATCTACTACTGGATCAGCTCGAACCTGAAGAGCACGCTCTCGAAGAATGAAGTTTCGACCATCGCTGAACGTCAAGCGACGATCGACAAGGTAGAGCCGGTCATGCGACACATTCCAACCGGCGAATCGCTCGCCAAAGGGGGCGTGCCGCTCGAAGGGGAAGCGCTGAAGCTGCTCCATAGCGAACATGACGCCTACTGCGACGGTTTGCCCATAACCCAGCAGTTGTGGCGTTCGCTCTCGATCATCGGCATGTTTATTGCGCTCGCCACGTTGTCCGGCGTCTACCTGGCGTTCAAATCGCCGCAGGTGCTGACGTCGGTGAATAACTTTTTGATGTTCCTGATTCCGGTTGCCGGGGCGATCGCTCTGGCTTATTGGATTGACAACGCTTGGCGAGCCGAGCTGGTGCCGCTGATGGCGCTCGGAATGTTGCTGGCGATCGTCTACCGACAAGAGCTGGCGCTGCTCGTTTCCGCCTGTGCGATGTTAGCGGTCGTCTTCCTGGTCGGCGAAGGGCTGGCCACGTATGTGACGATTGCGGCGGCGACGGCGACAGCGATCTTGATGACCGTTCGGATCCGCAGCCGTACCAAGCTGATCTTCGTAGGCGTTTGGGCCGCTGTTGCGGCGTTCGCGACGCAGATGGGAGTTGGGGTCGTCGTAGGTCAACCTCTGGGAATGCGGCTGCTCGAAATCGCCGCCTGGCAAGCTGGCTGGGCGATTGTGACCGGTTTCTTGATGACCGGGCTCTTGCCGTTTATCGAAAAGTCGTACGGCGTGCTGACCGACATTAGCCTGCTGGAACTGGGGGACGCCGCTCATCCCCTGCTGCAAGAGCTCGTCCGTCGCGCTCCCGGTACGTATAACCACTCGATCAACGTCGCGTCGATCGCCGAAGCGGCGGCCGATGCGATCGGCGCCAACGGCTTGTTGGCCCGCGTCGGCGCTTACTTCCATGACATCGGCAAGATGATGAAGCCGGAGTACTTCATCGAAAACCAGTCAGGCGACGGCAATCGCCATGCGAGTCTGCTGCCGGCGATGAGTACGCTGATCATTATCGCCCACGTCAAAGATGGCGCGGACCTTGCGCGAAAGCACAAGCTGCCGCGGGCGATTATCGACTTTATCGAACAACACCACGGCACCACGCTGGTCGAATACTTTTATCGCGAAGCGAGCCGTCGGAATGAGAAAGATCCGTCGAGCGGCGAAGAGGTCGACGAAAGCAGCTATCGGTACCCCGGACCGAAGCCGCAAACCAAAGAAGCGGGCGTGATGATGATCGCCGACATGATCGAGAGCGCCAGCCGCACGCTGGTCGATCCGACTCCCGCCCGCATCGAAAACCTGGTCGAAGAACTGACGATGAAGCGTCTCCTCGACGGTCAGTTCGACGAATCTGGCTTGACTCTTTCGGAACTGCGGAAGATTCAAGACAGCGTCACGAAGAGCCTGACGGCCGTTTATCACGGTCGCGTTAAATACCCCAGTCAACAGCGAGCCTAG
- the ybeY gene encoding rRNA maturation RNase YbeY: MDDEPDEAVEIVRRTEHAAPTDEAVRQALAAVFAGESIEEYEVSVALVDDAEIHEVNNRFLQHDYPTDVVTFNLSSDEDLLEGEIVISCQYAAGEAERYEWPAEHETLLYVIHGALHLAGYDDHEDEDRLTMRRLERVYLEKIGLEPPQSHRHLDAEQTERGAVG, translated from the coding sequence ATGGATGATGAGCCCGACGAGGCGGTCGAAATCGTACGTCGCACAGAACATGCGGCGCCGACCGACGAAGCGGTTCGCCAAGCTTTAGCAGCGGTTTTCGCAGGCGAGTCCATTGAAGAGTACGAAGTGAGCGTCGCCCTGGTCGACGACGCAGAGATCCACGAGGTCAACAATCGCTTCCTGCAGCATGATTACCCCACGGACGTCGTGACGTTCAATCTCTCGTCCGACGAAGATCTGCTGGAAGGGGAAATCGTCATCAGCTGCCAGTACGCCGCCGGCGAAGCGGAAAGGTACGAGTGGCCAGCCGAGCATGAGACGCTCCTTTACGTGATCCATGGAGCTCTGCACCTGGCCGGCTATGACGACCATGAAGACGAGGATCGCCTGACGATGCGGCGTTTGGAGCGAGTCTATCTCGAGAAGATCGGGCTCGAACCGCCGCAGTCGCATCGCCATCTCGACGCCGAGCAAACGGAACGAGGTGCGGTCGGATGA